One window of Marinobacterium aestuarii genomic DNA carries:
- a CDS encoding WD40/YVTN/BNR-like repeat-containing protein, translating into MSDVILLGTRKGTVIFDRRDATWQPRPILHAGIPVCYAACDPRDGTLWASLDHGHWGPKLSRSRDAGVTWEDLVALKYPPGARHIVQYLPTPDFDPQAPAGQPEYRDATLLKIWNIAFGAAEQPGRLYAGTIPGGLFVSDDGGDSWTLNRPLWNHESRGGDLFSGDATSETRWGGTPASVDYGVFEPGIHSIVVDPRDPDHIHVAVSSAGVLETTDGGRSWAGRNRGMLNDYMPDPNADWGHDPHFIAGCPAQPDHLWQQNHCGVFYSEDGAQTWNKVSIPERGVHFGFPVAVDAQNGRTAWVIPAQADMARMAINGGLCVARTQDGGQSWQTFRTGLPQEHAYDLVLRHGMDIAGDCLCFGTTTGNVYLSEDRGETWHCLGHNFPPVYSVRFG; encoded by the coding sequence ATGTCGGACGTCATCTTGCTCGGTACTCGCAAGGGTACGGTGATTTTTGATCGTCGGGATGCCACCTGGCAGCCCCGCCCCATACTGCACGCGGGTATTCCCGTGTGTTACGCCGCCTGCGATCCGCGTGACGGTACCCTGTGGGCGTCCCTGGACCATGGTCATTGGGGGCCCAAGCTGTCGCGCTCCCGTGATGCTGGCGTCACCTGGGAGGACCTGGTGGCGCTCAAATACCCGCCGGGGGCACGCCATATCGTGCAATACCTGCCAACCCCGGATTTCGATCCACAGGCCCCCGCCGGGCAACCCGAATACCGGGATGCCACGCTGCTGAAGATCTGGAATATTGCCTTTGGCGCCGCCGAACAACCCGGCAGGCTATACGCCGGTACCATCCCGGGCGGTCTCTTTGTCAGTGACGATGGCGGCGATAGCTGGACGCTCAACCGCCCGCTCTGGAACCACGAGAGTCGCGGCGGCGACCTGTTCAGCGGTGATGCGACGAGCGAAACCCGCTGGGGCGGCACGCCGGCAAGCGTCGACTATGGCGTGTTCGAACCGGGTATCCATTCAATCGTTGTGGATCCACGCGACCCGGATCACATCCACGTTGCCGTCTCCTCCGCCGGCGTGCTCGAAACCACCGATGGCGGCCGTAGCTGGGCGGGGCGCAACCGGGGCATGTTGAATGACTATATGCCCGACCCCAACGCCGACTGGGGACACGATCCGCACTTTATCGCCGGCTGCCCGGCCCAGCCGGATCATCTCTGGCAACAGAACCACTGCGGTGTGTTTTACAGTGAAGATGGCGCCCAGACCTGGAACAAGGTCAGTATTCCAGAACGCGGGGTGCACTTCGGCTTCCCGGTCGCGGTGGATGCACAGAACGGGCGCACGGCCTGGGTAATCCCGGCGCAGGCGGATATGGCACGTATGGCGATCAACGGCGGCCTGTGCGTGGCGCGCACCCAGGATGGCGGCCAGAGCTGGCAGACCTTCCGCACCGGCCTGCCCCAGGAGCACGCCTACGATCTGGTGTTGAGGCACGGCATGGATATAGCCGGTGACTGTCTCTGTTTCGGCACCACCACCGGCAATGTCTACCTGTCAGAAGACCGCGGCGAAACCTGGCACTGCCTGGGTCACAACTTTCCGCCGGTCTATTCGGTACGTTTTGGGTAG
- a CDS encoding MoaD/ThiS family protein: MVRVEMTPHLYRFFPALEKLEIEVPAGSVAEVVQAIDNIAPGFCDYVLDERGALRRHVLISVNDTVVIDRKTLSDQVADGGTVYIFQSLTGG, from the coding sequence ATGGTCAGAGTTGAGATGACACCGCACCTGTACCGGTTTTTCCCCGCGCTTGAGAAGTTGGAGATCGAGGTGCCGGCGGGCTCCGTTGCCGAGGTTGTGCAGGCGATCGACAACATCGCCCCCGGCTTCTGCGACTACGTACTGGATGAACGGGGCGCGCTGCGCCGACACGTCTTGATCAGCGTCAACGACACTGTCGTCATCGATAGAAAGACACTGTCGGATCAGGTCGCTGATGGCGGGACTGTCTATATCTTCCAATCGCTGACCGGCGGTTAA
- a CDS encoding sulfotransferase family protein — translation MMLKVMGAGFGRTGTDSMREALDILGVGPCHHMYEVNAHEEQKLMWRALVQGVRPGWDQLFAGYGCCVDWPSAYYWRELAAFYPQAKVVLTHRTAESWWQSFEQTILRGIQMSTEPESLGLALVRDKVFGGRPGDRDHAIATYEENIKAVKATIAPERLLVHNLGDGWEPLCTFLRLPVPAQPYPNRNNTRDFQDAGLKSKP, via the coding sequence ATGATGCTTAAAGTGATGGGTGCAGGTTTTGGGCGCACGGGCACGGACTCGATGCGCGAGGCGCTCGACATCCTTGGGGTTGGGCCTTGCCACCATATGTATGAGGTGAACGCGCACGAGGAGCAAAAATTGATGTGGCGTGCATTGGTGCAGGGTGTCCGGCCAGGGTGGGATCAGTTGTTCGCAGGGTATGGCTGCTGCGTTGACTGGCCATCGGCGTACTACTGGAGGGAACTGGCTGCGTTTTACCCGCAGGCCAAAGTCGTGCTGACGCACCGGACAGCCGAGAGTTGGTGGCAGAGCTTTGAGCAAACGATCCTGCGGGGTATCCAGATGAGCACGGAGCCGGAGTCACTTGGGCTTGCGCTGGTACGTGACAAGGTCTTCGGCGGCCGGCCTGGTGATCGTGATCATGCGATTGCGACCTACGAGGAAAACATCAAGGCCGTGAAGGCGACCATAGCGCCGGAGCGACTGCTCGTCCATAACCTGGGGGACGGTTGGGAGCCGCTCTGTACGTTCCTGCGTTTGCCCGTGCCTGCGCAGCCGTATCCGAACCGCAACAACACCAGGGATTTCCAGGATGCGGGTTTGAAAAGCAAGCCATAG